A portion of the Bacteroidota bacterium genome contains these proteins:
- a CDS encoding patatin-like phospholipase family protein: KQNVALVLSSGGSRGLAHIGVISELEKHGFTITSVSGSSIGAVMGGLYAMGKIQEYTKWVSSFNKRDIWGFMDFTIASNGLLKGERVFDKMKTFIPDMNIEDMPIPFAAVATDILHEKEVVFTKGSFYEAARASVAIPAVFTPVKYTDTILVDGGVLNPIPVEYVSRKNGDLLIVVNLYGDKKTDIPKESNNNNGFLNRLMNTISTLIITGDKHSAGYYSLLSGTTSAMIHRIAKMSIEKHKPDMIINIPYDSANTFDFYRTKELIELGKNAAKEAINYYYKNL; encoded by the coding sequence AAACAGAATGTAGCATTGGTATTATCAAGCGGGGGCTCAAGAGGTCTTGCCCATATCGGGGTTATCTCAGAACTGGAAAAACACGGGTTTACCATTACATCCGTTTCAGGCTCTTCCATAGGAGCGGTTATGGGAGGGCTTTACGCCATGGGAAAAATACAGGAATATACCAAGTGGGTAAGCTCCTTTAACAAAAGGGATATCTGGGGCTTTATGGATTTTACAATTGCCTCTAATGGTTTATTAAAGGGTGAGCGGGTTTTTGATAAAATGAAGACATTTATCCCCGATATGAATATTGAAGATATGCCCATCCCCTTTGCTGCCGTTGCTACTGATATACTCCACGAAAAAGAAGTAGTTTTTACCAAAGGAAGTTTTTATGAGGCTGCCCGTGCATCCGTTGCAATCCCGGCAGTTTTTACGCCGGTAAAATACACTGATACCATTCTTGTTGATGGTGGCGTTCTGAATCCAATTCCTGTTGAATACGTGTCTCGTAAGAATGGAGATTTGCTGATAGTAGTGAATTTGTACGGTGACAAAAAAACTGATATTCCGAAAGAATCAAATAATAACAATGGATTCTTAAACAGGTTGATGAACACCATATCGACCTTAATTATAACCGGTGACAAGCACAGTGCAGGGTACTACTCACTTCTAAGCGGTACTACATCGGCAATGATACATAGGATTGCAAAAATGAGCATCGAGAAACATAAACCCGATATGATAATTAATATACCATACGATTCGGCAAATACCTTTGATTTTTACAGGACAAAAGAATTGATAGAGTTGGGGAAAAATGCAGCAAAAGAGGCAATAAATTATTATTATAAAAACCTATAA